Proteins encoded in a region of the Vibrio sp. CB1-14 genome:
- a CDS encoding GNAT family N-acetyltransferase, with amino-acid sequence MSELQIIKADYTAVSDLCAMFLDAYADNEAMQAALRQDEVADFAHDCYWRWAVGEWGLAGGEVYTTPERDGCVIMRPPGTHQPDVMQKMEVLSIVTRMMGSNRIEIAKEVCEQMLAVPPMQDCYWLWGLGVSPKAGGKGLASALIKTVTDQADAAGKPTYVVASSEKVVKTFERRGFEVLSKSENFPYWFMLRPAQA; translated from the coding sequence ATGTCTGAATTACAAATTATTAAAGCCGACTACACTGCCGTGTCTGATTTATGTGCCATGTTCTTAGATGCATACGCAGACAACGAAGCAATGCAAGCCGCACTGCGTCAAGATGAAGTGGCAGATTTTGCCCATGATTGTTACTGGCGTTGGGCCGTTGGTGAATGGGGACTTGCTGGTGGAGAAGTTTACACAACACCTGAAAGGGATGGCTGCGTTATCATGCGCCCGCCAGGCACTCATCAACCCGATGTCATGCAGAAAATGGAAGTGTTATCTATCGTTACTCGCATGATGGGTTCTAACCGAATCGAGATTGCCAAAGAAGTATGCGAACAAATGCTTGCCGTACCTCCAATGCAAGACTGCTACTGGCTATGGGGCTTGGGAGTATCTCCGAAAGCAGGTGGTAAAGGTTTAGCAAGTGCACTTATTAAAACGGTCACTGATCAAGCCGATGCGGCAGGCAAGCCAACGTATGTTGTTGCCTCAAGTGAAAAGGTCGTGAAGACGTTTGAACGACGTGGTTTTGAAGTCCTTTCTAAGAGTGAAAACTTCCCTTACTGGTTTATGTTACGCCCAGCTCAAGCGTAA